The following are encoded in a window of Phaseolus vulgaris cultivar G19833 chromosome 3, P. vulgaris v2.0, whole genome shotgun sequence genomic DNA:
- the LOC137806231 gene encoding uncharacterized protein isoform X2, whose translation MWSATSSPSFVLFLPTSIPSLPHSLRPLSSLPRRPLSASLSWASPSPDQSDDFRGWALPDAPAQTGNKVAVFPYAVVGFGTSLALLLAVFAASRKGFDFRFARPLQGMRSDVETRRYQNDTPEFDVSGGSNSTATEASTEDVPGTLSETGKYAVEKPERVVIAVSVDSTQEEALSVLKSLKIIEEDVEANELCTRREFARWLVKLNSSLERNPKHRIAPIVSLSGSVVTAFDDIEIDDQDFRSIQVLAEAGVIPSKLSWNNSFNYSGSDSLENKHFFPDRFISRQDLIDWRAQLEYDFFSGVTDQISIKKAGYMDVKHITSPAVYVDMLAGDRSILRTVFGQSKRFQPNMPSTIAQAAMALTSGRMKEAISAELSRIEAEHSARKAEAEDIRFELLSRGDIQRFWDEKLNDEKNRGLDVERLYHMEVKNLEEEEINQDKLYIEYLKEKSALDCQKQLLLSLKKEIDDISQKVASERVIYVDERHVVQNLLKDLEFKLEALLDTKSTLEAEKEALQILRSWVEDEARRSQTRAAVLEEVGRRWKWDDQA comes from the exons ATGTGGTCTGCAACATCCTCCCCTTCCTTCGTCCTCTTCCTTCCCACCTCCATCCCTTCTCTCCCCCATTCCCTCCGCCCCCTCTCCTCCCTCCCTCGCCGCCCCCTCTCCGCCTCCCTCTCTTGGGCCTCTCCGTCCCCCGACCAGTCCGATGACTTCCGCGGTTGGGCCCTCCCGGACGCCCCTGCCCAAACCGGCAACAAAG TTGCAGTGTTTCCTTATGCAGTTGTGGGCTTTGGCACTTCACTCGCTCTTCTACTCGCTGTTTTTGCTGCTTCCAGGAAAG GTTTTGATTTTCGATTCGCGAGGCCGTTGCAAGGGATGAGGAGTGACGTGGAGACTCGGCGTTATCAAAACGACACTCCCGAGTTTGACGTTTCTGGTGGGAGCAACTCAACAGCGACCGAGGCCAGCACGGAGGATGTGCCTGGTACCCTTTCGGAAACTGGTAAATACG CTGTAGAAAAACCTGAACGTGTTGTGATTGCGGTTTCTGTGGATTCTACCCAAGAAGAAGCATTGTCAGTCTTAAAGTCACTGAAG ATAATTGAAGAGGACGTGGAAGCCAATGAACTGTGTACCAGAAGAGAATTTGCTAGATGGCTAGTTAAGTTAAATTCATCCTTGGAAAG GAATCCTAAACACAGGATTGCTCCTATAGTATCACTTTCTGGGTCTGTAGTCACTGCATTTGATGATATCGAGATTGACGACCAGGACTTTAGATCCATTCAGG ttTTAGCTGAAGCCGGTGTGATCCCCAGCAAATTATCTTGGAACAACAGTTTCAATTATAGTGGATCTGACAGTCTAGAAAACAAGCACTTCTTTCCTGATAG ATTCATCTCACGACAAGATCTAATAGACTGGAGAGCTCAGTTggagtatgattttttttctgggGTAACTGATCAG ATATCAATTAAAAAAGCAGGTTATATGGATGTGAAGCATATTACTTCTCCAGCAGTTTATGTGGACATGTTGGCAGGGGATAGGAGTATACTTAGAACAGTATTTG GACAGAGCAAGCGATTTCAGCCAAACATGCCTTCCACAATAGCACAAGCAGCAATGGCTCTGACAAGTGGTAGGATGAAGGAAGCAATATCGGCTGAATTGTCAAGAATAGAAGCTGAACATTCTGCCAGGAAGGCTGAGGCAGAAGATATCAGATTTGAGTTGCTTAGCCGAGGAGACATACAGAGGTTTTGGGATGAGAAGCTTAATGATGAGAAAAACCGTGGTTTAGATGTAGAGAGACTTTATCATATGGAAGTAAAGAATTTGGAAGAAGAGGAGATCAATCAAGATAAGTTATATATTGagtatttaaaagaaaagtcaGCTTTGGATTGTCAGAAGCAGTTGCTGCTTAGCTTAAAGAAAGAAATTGATGATATATCACAGAAAGTTGCATCCGAGAGAGTCATATATGTAGACGAAAGGCACGTTGTACAAAATTTGCTTAAAGATTTAGAATTCAAGCTTGAAGCATTGCTTGACACCAAATCCACTCTAGAAGCTGAAAAAGAAGCTCTTCAGATTCTTAG ATCTTGGGTGGAGGACGAGGCAAGGAGAAGCCAAACTCGGGCAGCTGTTCTCGAAGAGGTAGGGCGAAGATGGAAATGGGATGACCAAGCTTGA
- the LOC137806231 gene encoding uncharacterized protein isoform X4 yields MWSATSSPSFVLFLPTSIPSLPHSLRPLSSLPRRPLSASLSWASPSPDQSDDFRGWALPDAPAQTGNKVAVFPYAVVGFGTSLALLLAVFAASRKGFDFRFARPLQGMRSDVETRRYQNDTPEFDVSGGSNSTATEASTEDVPGTLSETAVEKPERVVIAVSVDSTQEEALSVLKSLKIIEEDVEANELCTRREFARWLVKLNSSLERNPKHRIAPIVSLSGSVVTAFDDIEIDDQDFRSIQVLAEAGVIPSKLSWNNSFNYSGSDSLENKHFFPDRFISRQDLIDWRAQLEYDFFSGVTDQISIKKAGYMDVKHITSPAVYVDMLAGDRSILRTVFGQSKRFQPNMPSTIAQAAMALTSGRMKEAISAELSRIEAEHSARKAEAEDIRFELLSRGDIQRFWDEKLNDEKNRGLDVERLYHMEVKNLEEEEINQDKLYIEYLKEKSALDCQKQLLLSLKKEIDDISQKVASERVIYVDERHVVQNLLKDLEFKLEALLDTKSTLEAEKEALQILRSWVEDEARRSQTRAAVLEEVGRRWKWDDQA; encoded by the exons ATGTGGTCTGCAACATCCTCCCCTTCCTTCGTCCTCTTCCTTCCCACCTCCATCCCTTCTCTCCCCCATTCCCTCCGCCCCCTCTCCTCCCTCCCTCGCCGCCCCCTCTCCGCCTCCCTCTCTTGGGCCTCTCCGTCCCCCGACCAGTCCGATGACTTCCGCGGTTGGGCCCTCCCGGACGCCCCTGCCCAAACCGGCAACAAAG TTGCAGTGTTTCCTTATGCAGTTGTGGGCTTTGGCACTTCACTCGCTCTTCTACTCGCTGTTTTTGCTGCTTCCAGGAAAG GTTTTGATTTTCGATTCGCGAGGCCGTTGCAAGGGATGAGGAGTGACGTGGAGACTCGGCGTTATCAAAACGACACTCCCGAGTTTGACGTTTCTGGTGGGAGCAACTCAACAGCGACCGAGGCCAGCACGGAGGATGTGCCTGGTACCCTTTCGGAAACTG CTGTAGAAAAACCTGAACGTGTTGTGATTGCGGTTTCTGTGGATTCTACCCAAGAAGAAGCATTGTCAGTCTTAAAGTCACTGAAG ATAATTGAAGAGGACGTGGAAGCCAATGAACTGTGTACCAGAAGAGAATTTGCTAGATGGCTAGTTAAGTTAAATTCATCCTTGGAAAG GAATCCTAAACACAGGATTGCTCCTATAGTATCACTTTCTGGGTCTGTAGTCACTGCATTTGATGATATCGAGATTGACGACCAGGACTTTAGATCCATTCAGG ttTTAGCTGAAGCCGGTGTGATCCCCAGCAAATTATCTTGGAACAACAGTTTCAATTATAGTGGATCTGACAGTCTAGAAAACAAGCACTTCTTTCCTGATAG ATTCATCTCACGACAAGATCTAATAGACTGGAGAGCTCAGTTggagtatgattttttttctgggGTAACTGATCAG ATATCAATTAAAAAAGCAGGTTATATGGATGTGAAGCATATTACTTCTCCAGCAGTTTATGTGGACATGTTGGCAGGGGATAGGAGTATACTTAGAACAGTATTTG GACAGAGCAAGCGATTTCAGCCAAACATGCCTTCCACAATAGCACAAGCAGCAATGGCTCTGACAAGTGGTAGGATGAAGGAAGCAATATCGGCTGAATTGTCAAGAATAGAAGCTGAACATTCTGCCAGGAAGGCTGAGGCAGAAGATATCAGATTTGAGTTGCTTAGCCGAGGAGACATACAGAGGTTTTGGGATGAGAAGCTTAATGATGAGAAAAACCGTGGTTTAGATGTAGAGAGACTTTATCATATGGAAGTAAAGAATTTGGAAGAAGAGGAGATCAATCAAGATAAGTTATATATTGagtatttaaaagaaaagtcaGCTTTGGATTGTCAGAAGCAGTTGCTGCTTAGCTTAAAGAAAGAAATTGATGATATATCACAGAAAGTTGCATCCGAGAGAGTCATATATGTAGACGAAAGGCACGTTGTACAAAATTTGCTTAAAGATTTAGAATTCAAGCTTGAAGCATTGCTTGACACCAAATCCACTCTAGAAGCTGAAAAAGAAGCTCTTCAGATTCTTAG ATCTTGGGTGGAGGACGAGGCAAGGAGAAGCCAAACTCGGGCAGCTGTTCTCGAAGAGGTAGGGCGAAGATGGAAATGGGATGACCAAGCTTGA
- the LOC137806231 gene encoding uncharacterized protein isoform X3 gives MWSATSSPSFVLFLPTSIPSLPHSLRPLSSLPRRPLSASLSWASPSPDQSDDFRGWALPDAPAQTGNKVAVFPYAVVGFGTSLALLLAVFAASRKGFDFRFARPLQGMRSDVETRRYQNDTPEFDVSGGSNSTATEASTEDVPGTLSETVAVEKPERVVIAVSVDSTQEEALSVLKSLKIIEEDVEANELCTRREFARWLVKLNSSLERNPKHRIAPIVSLSGSVVTAFDDIEIDDQDFRSIQVLAEAGVIPSKLSWNNSFNYSGSDSLENKHFFPDRFISRQDLIDWRAQLEYDFFSGVTDQISIKKAGYMDVKHITSPAVYVDMLAGDRSILRTVFGQSKRFQPNMPSTIAQAAMALTSGRMKEAISAELSRIEAEHSARKAEAEDIRFELLSRGDIQRFWDEKLNDEKNRGLDVERLYHMEVKNLEEEEINQDKLYIEYLKEKSALDCQKQLLLSLKKEIDDISQKVASERVIYVDERHVVQNLLKDLEFKLEALLDTKSTLEAEKEALQILRSWVEDEARRSQTRAAVLEEVGRRWKWDDQA, from the exons ATGTGGTCTGCAACATCCTCCCCTTCCTTCGTCCTCTTCCTTCCCACCTCCATCCCTTCTCTCCCCCATTCCCTCCGCCCCCTCTCCTCCCTCCCTCGCCGCCCCCTCTCCGCCTCCCTCTCTTGGGCCTCTCCGTCCCCCGACCAGTCCGATGACTTCCGCGGTTGGGCCCTCCCGGACGCCCCTGCCCAAACCGGCAACAAAG TTGCAGTGTTTCCTTATGCAGTTGTGGGCTTTGGCACTTCACTCGCTCTTCTACTCGCTGTTTTTGCTGCTTCCAGGAAAG GTTTTGATTTTCGATTCGCGAGGCCGTTGCAAGGGATGAGGAGTGACGTGGAGACTCGGCGTTATCAAAACGACACTCCCGAGTTTGACGTTTCTGGTGGGAGCAACTCAACAGCGACCGAGGCCAGCACGGAGGATGTGCCTGGTACCCTTTCGGAAACTG TAGCTGTAGAAAAACCTGAACGTGTTGTGATTGCGGTTTCTGTGGATTCTACCCAAGAAGAAGCATTGTCAGTCTTAAAGTCACTGAAG ATAATTGAAGAGGACGTGGAAGCCAATGAACTGTGTACCAGAAGAGAATTTGCTAGATGGCTAGTTAAGTTAAATTCATCCTTGGAAAG GAATCCTAAACACAGGATTGCTCCTATAGTATCACTTTCTGGGTCTGTAGTCACTGCATTTGATGATATCGAGATTGACGACCAGGACTTTAGATCCATTCAGG ttTTAGCTGAAGCCGGTGTGATCCCCAGCAAATTATCTTGGAACAACAGTTTCAATTATAGTGGATCTGACAGTCTAGAAAACAAGCACTTCTTTCCTGATAG ATTCATCTCACGACAAGATCTAATAGACTGGAGAGCTCAGTTggagtatgattttttttctgggGTAACTGATCAG ATATCAATTAAAAAAGCAGGTTATATGGATGTGAAGCATATTACTTCTCCAGCAGTTTATGTGGACATGTTGGCAGGGGATAGGAGTATACTTAGAACAGTATTTG GACAGAGCAAGCGATTTCAGCCAAACATGCCTTCCACAATAGCACAAGCAGCAATGGCTCTGACAAGTGGTAGGATGAAGGAAGCAATATCGGCTGAATTGTCAAGAATAGAAGCTGAACATTCTGCCAGGAAGGCTGAGGCAGAAGATATCAGATTTGAGTTGCTTAGCCGAGGAGACATACAGAGGTTTTGGGATGAGAAGCTTAATGATGAGAAAAACCGTGGTTTAGATGTAGAGAGACTTTATCATATGGAAGTAAAGAATTTGGAAGAAGAGGAGATCAATCAAGATAAGTTATATATTGagtatttaaaagaaaagtcaGCTTTGGATTGTCAGAAGCAGTTGCTGCTTAGCTTAAAGAAAGAAATTGATGATATATCACAGAAAGTTGCATCCGAGAGAGTCATATATGTAGACGAAAGGCACGTTGTACAAAATTTGCTTAAAGATTTAGAATTCAAGCTTGAAGCATTGCTTGACACCAAATCCACTCTAGAAGCTGAAAAAGAAGCTCTTCAGATTCTTAG ATCTTGGGTGGAGGACGAGGCAAGGAGAAGCCAAACTCGGGCAGCTGTTCTCGAAGAGGTAGGGCGAAGATGGAAATGGGATGACCAAGCTTGA
- the LOC137806231 gene encoding uncharacterized protein isoform X1, translating to MWSATSSPSFVLFLPTSIPSLPHSLRPLSSLPRRPLSASLSWASPSPDQSDDFRGWALPDAPAQTGNKVAVFPYAVVGFGTSLALLLAVFAASRKGFDFRFARPLQGMRSDVETRRYQNDTPEFDVSGGSNSTATEASTEDVPGTLSETGKYVAVEKPERVVIAVSVDSTQEEALSVLKSLKIIEEDVEANELCTRREFARWLVKLNSSLERNPKHRIAPIVSLSGSVVTAFDDIEIDDQDFRSIQVLAEAGVIPSKLSWNNSFNYSGSDSLENKHFFPDRFISRQDLIDWRAQLEYDFFSGVTDQISIKKAGYMDVKHITSPAVYVDMLAGDRSILRTVFGQSKRFQPNMPSTIAQAAMALTSGRMKEAISAELSRIEAEHSARKAEAEDIRFELLSRGDIQRFWDEKLNDEKNRGLDVERLYHMEVKNLEEEEINQDKLYIEYLKEKSALDCQKQLLLSLKKEIDDISQKVASERVIYVDERHVVQNLLKDLEFKLEALLDTKSTLEAEKEALQILRSWVEDEARRSQTRAAVLEEVGRRWKWDDQA from the exons ATGTGGTCTGCAACATCCTCCCCTTCCTTCGTCCTCTTCCTTCCCACCTCCATCCCTTCTCTCCCCCATTCCCTCCGCCCCCTCTCCTCCCTCCCTCGCCGCCCCCTCTCCGCCTCCCTCTCTTGGGCCTCTCCGTCCCCCGACCAGTCCGATGACTTCCGCGGTTGGGCCCTCCCGGACGCCCCTGCCCAAACCGGCAACAAAG TTGCAGTGTTTCCTTATGCAGTTGTGGGCTTTGGCACTTCACTCGCTCTTCTACTCGCTGTTTTTGCTGCTTCCAGGAAAG GTTTTGATTTTCGATTCGCGAGGCCGTTGCAAGGGATGAGGAGTGACGTGGAGACTCGGCGTTATCAAAACGACACTCCCGAGTTTGACGTTTCTGGTGGGAGCAACTCAACAGCGACCGAGGCCAGCACGGAGGATGTGCCTGGTACCCTTTCGGAAACTGGTAAATACG TAGCTGTAGAAAAACCTGAACGTGTTGTGATTGCGGTTTCTGTGGATTCTACCCAAGAAGAAGCATTGTCAGTCTTAAAGTCACTGAAG ATAATTGAAGAGGACGTGGAAGCCAATGAACTGTGTACCAGAAGAGAATTTGCTAGATGGCTAGTTAAGTTAAATTCATCCTTGGAAAG GAATCCTAAACACAGGATTGCTCCTATAGTATCACTTTCTGGGTCTGTAGTCACTGCATTTGATGATATCGAGATTGACGACCAGGACTTTAGATCCATTCAGG ttTTAGCTGAAGCCGGTGTGATCCCCAGCAAATTATCTTGGAACAACAGTTTCAATTATAGTGGATCTGACAGTCTAGAAAACAAGCACTTCTTTCCTGATAG ATTCATCTCACGACAAGATCTAATAGACTGGAGAGCTCAGTTggagtatgattttttttctgggGTAACTGATCAG ATATCAATTAAAAAAGCAGGTTATATGGATGTGAAGCATATTACTTCTCCAGCAGTTTATGTGGACATGTTGGCAGGGGATAGGAGTATACTTAGAACAGTATTTG GACAGAGCAAGCGATTTCAGCCAAACATGCCTTCCACAATAGCACAAGCAGCAATGGCTCTGACAAGTGGTAGGATGAAGGAAGCAATATCGGCTGAATTGTCAAGAATAGAAGCTGAACATTCTGCCAGGAAGGCTGAGGCAGAAGATATCAGATTTGAGTTGCTTAGCCGAGGAGACATACAGAGGTTTTGGGATGAGAAGCTTAATGATGAGAAAAACCGTGGTTTAGATGTAGAGAGACTTTATCATATGGAAGTAAAGAATTTGGAAGAAGAGGAGATCAATCAAGATAAGTTATATATTGagtatttaaaagaaaagtcaGCTTTGGATTGTCAGAAGCAGTTGCTGCTTAGCTTAAAGAAAGAAATTGATGATATATCACAGAAAGTTGCATCCGAGAGAGTCATATATGTAGACGAAAGGCACGTTGTACAAAATTTGCTTAAAGATTTAGAATTCAAGCTTGAAGCATTGCTTGACACCAAATCCACTCTAGAAGCTGAAAAAGAAGCTCTTCAGATTCTTAG ATCTTGGGTGGAGGACGAGGCAAGGAGAAGCCAAACTCGGGCAGCTGTTCTCGAAGAGGTAGGGCGAAGATGGAAATGGGATGACCAAGCTTGA
- the LOC137806243 gene encoding protein CHUP1, chloroplastic — MIVRLGLIVAASLAAFTVKQLNVTSSKPEHKDDGTEEESVTRFTDALQDKEREEEEEEEEKEEVKLISSIINRANDFEDDILPEFEDLLSGEIEFPLPPDRDEKDRVYEIEMANNESELERLRLLVKELEEREVKLEGELLEYYGLKEQESDIVELQRQLKIKAVEIDMLNITINSLQAERKKLQEELTQGASAKRELEVARNKIKELQRQMQLEANQTKGQLLLLKQQVLGLQVKEEEAATKDAQVEKKLKAVNDLEVAVVELKRRNKELQHEKRELTVKLNAAESRAAELSNMTESDMVAKAKEEVSNLRHANEDLQKQVEGLQINRFSEVEELVYLRWVNACLRYELRNYQTPQGKVSARDLSKSLSPKSQEKAKQLMLEYAGSERGQGDTDLESNFSHPSSPGSDDFDNASIDSYSSKYSTLSKKTSLIQKFKKWGKSKDDSSALSSPARSFSGGSPRRMSVSVKPKGPLESLMIRNAGDTVSITSFGLRDQESVDSPETPTDMRRVPSSDSLNSVAASFQLMSKSVDGLMDEKYPAYKDRHKLALAREKQIKEKAEKARVQKFGDNSGLSMSKAERGIPISLPPKLTQIKEKPVVSGTPNDKSEDGKEADDQTISKMKLAHFEKRPTRVPRPPPKPSGGGGGGATTNANPSNGVPSAPPLPPPPPGAPRPPPPPGGGPPPPPPPPGSLSRGGVDGDKVHRAPQLVEFYQSLMKREAKKDTSTLLVSSTSNASDARSNMIGEIENRSSFLLAVKADVETQGDFVMSLADEVRGASFSDINDLVAFVNWLDEELSFLVDERAVLKHFDWPEGKADALREAAFEYQDLMKLENRVSTFIDDPNLPCEAALKKMYSLLEKVEQSVYALLRTRDMAISRYKEFGIPANWLMDSGVVGKIKLSSVQLARKYMKRVASELDALSGPEKEPAREFLILQGVRFAFRVHQFAGGFDAESMKAFEDLRSRIQTSQAGEDNKSET; from the exons ATGATAGTGAGGTTAGGACTCATAGTTGCTGCTTCACTTGCAGCCTTTACTGTTAAGCAGCTGAATGTCACAAGCTCAAAACCAG AGCATAAAGATGACGGCACAGAAGAGGAAAGTGTCACAAGATTTACTGATGCACTCCAAGATAAAGAA agggaggaggaagaggaggaagaggagaaaGAGGAGGTTAAGCTAATTAGCAGCATAATAAATCGAGCAAATGACTTTGAAGATGATATTCTGCCAGAATTTGAAGATCTTCTGTCAGGGGAGATTGAGTTTCCATTACCACCTGATAGGGATGAGAAAGACAGAGTTTATGAAATTGAAATGGCAAACAATGAAAGTGAACTTGAGAGATTGCGACTGCTGGTGAAGGAATTGGAGGAGAGGGAAGTGAAACTTGAAGGAGAATTGCTGGAGTATTATGGTTTGAAGGAGCAGGAATCAGACATTGTGGAGTTGCAAAGGCAACTGAAAATTAAGGCTGTAGAAATAGACATGCTTAATATCACAATTAATTCCTTGCAGGCAGAAAGGAAAAAGCTCCAAGAAGAACTCACACAAGGAGCTTCAGCCAAGAGAGAACTTGAGGTGGCTAGAAACAAGATCAAAGAGCTACAAAGGCAGATGCAGCTTGAGGCTAACCAAACAAAAGGCCAGTTGTTGTTGCTTAAACAACAAGTTTTGGGTCTGCAGGTAAAAGAAGAAGAGGCTGCTACAAAAGATGCTCAAGTTGAAAAGAAACTGAAAGCTGTGAATGACTTAGAGGTTGCAGTAGTGGAGCTTAAGAGAAGAAACAAAGAACTTCAACACGAAAAACGAGAGTTAACAGTTAAACTCAATGCTGCTGAATCTAGAGCAGCTGAGCTCTCCAATATGACAGAG AGTGACATGGTTGCCAAGGCAAAAGAGGAGGTGAGTAACCTGAGGCATGCAAATGAAGACCTGCAAAAGCAAGTGGAAGGGCTGCAGATAAATAGGTTCAGTGAGGTTGAAGAGCTTGTGTACCTTCGTTGGGTTAATGCATGCTTGAGATATGAGCTAAGAAATTACCAGACACCCCAAGGAAAAGTATCAGCCCGTGATCTCAGCAAGAGTCTTAGCCCCAAATCACAAGAGAAAGCTAAGCAACTGATGTTAGAATATGCTGGATCAGAACGTGGACAAGGAGACACAGATCTTGAAAGCAATTTCTCCCATCCCTCTTCACCAGGAAGTGATGATTTTGACAATGCTTCCATTGATAGCTATTCTAGCAAATATAGCACTCTCAGCAAGAAAACTAGCCTAATCCAGAAGTTTAAGAAATGGGGTAAAAGCAAAGATGATTCCAGTGCTCTTTCATCACCAGCCAGATCCTTTTCAGGAGGTTCTCCAAGGAGGATGAGTGTGAGTGTTAAACCAAAGGGTCCACTAGAATCCTTAATGATAAGGAATGCTGGAGATACTGTTTCCATCACCAGCTTTGGACTCAGGGATCAGGAATCTGTTGATTCTCCTGAAACTCCAACTGACATGAGAAGAGTTCCTTCCAGTGATTCCTTAAATTCTGTTGCTGCTTCATTCCAATTGATGTCTAAGTCAGTTGATGGATTGATGGATGAGAAGTACCCTGCTTATAAAGATCGCCACAAGTTGGCCTTGGCAAGGgaaaaacaaatcaaagaaAAAGCAGAGAAAGCAAGAGTGCAGAAGTTTGGTGACAATTCAGGTTTGAGTATGAGCAAGGCTGAAAGAGGAATTCCTATATCTTTGCCACCAAAGCTTACTCAAATAAAGGAGAAACCAGTTGTTTCTGGCACTCCAAATGATAAATCTGAAGATGGAAAGGAGGCTGATGATCAAACCATTAGCAAGATGAAGCTTGCTCACTTTGAGAAAAGGCCTACTAGGGTGCCTAGGCCTCCTCCTAAGCCAtctggtggtggtggtggtggtgctACCACAAATGCAAATCCTTCCAATGGAGTACCATCTGCTCCAccacttcctcctcctcctccaggTGCTCCACGGCCGCCGCCTCCGCCAGGTGGTGGACCACCTCCCCCTCCTCCTCCCCCAGGAAGCCTATCAAGAGGGGGAGTAGATGGTGACAAAGTTCACAGAGCTCCACAGCTAGTTGAATTTTATCAGTCATTGATGAAAAGAGAGGCAAAGAAAGATACTTCAACACTTTTGGTTTCCTCAACAAGTAATGCATCTGATGCTAGGAGCAACATGATTGGGGAAATTGAGAATAGATCATCATTCCTCCTAGCT GTGAAAGCTGACGTAGAAACACAAGGTGATTTTGTCATGTCCTTGGCAGATGAAGTTCGAGGAGCCTCCTTCTCAGATATTAATGATTTGGTGGCCTTTGTGAACTGGCTAGATGAGGAACTGTCCTTCCTG GTTGATGAACGAGCCGTCCTCAAACACTTTGACTGGCCTGAAGGGAAAGCAGATGCACTAAGGGAGGCAGCTTTCGAATATCAGGATTTGATGAAGCTGGAGAACCGAGTCTCCACATTCATTGATGATCCCAATCTACCATGTGAAGCTGCTCTGAAGAAAATGTATTCATTGCTTGAAAA AGTGGAGCAAAGCGTATATGCACTCTTGCGGACGAGAGATATGGCTATTTCACGGTACAAAGAATTTGGAATTCCAGCAAATTGGCTAATGGATTCAGGAGTTGTAGGCAAG ATCAAGCTTTCTTCTGTACAACTAGCAAGGAAGTATATGAAACGTGTTGCATCTGAACTTGATGCATTATCTGGTCCAGAAAAAGAACCAGCTAGAGAGTTTTTGATTCTGCAAGGCGTGCGTTTCGCATTCCGTGTCCATCAG TTTGCAGGAGGCTTCGATGCAGAGAGCATGAAGGCTTTTGAAGACCTAAGGAGTCGAATCCAAACCTCTCAGGCTGGCGAAGATAACAAATCAGAAACATAG
- the LOC137806244 gene encoding uncharacterized protein At1g26090, chloroplastic — MGTASSFSFPLLIGTSISRSSKSPLVVAASSEGGASSSPTKLLTFLGKGGSGKTTAAILTAQHYALAGLNTCLVIHSQDTTADYLLNCKIGTSHIACSKNLSAVRLETTKMLLEPLKLLKQADAQLNMTQGTLGGIVGEELGILPGMDSILLVLALERLVGFLGIAASKSQQDKFDLIIYDGISSEETLRIIGGSSKARLYLKYLRTLAEKTEVGRLAAPSLLRLVDEAMLISSSRSYFNGKMSSEIWDTLDKILERGSSAFLNPQKFGCFLVMDPNSPTSINSALRYWGCTIQAGAQVSGAFGITSQQDNLESLERVKKEFSPLSSAIISRLLMNNPIDWSRVLLDTDNEDARHLLNSLPSQVGVMPSPVRFDIKRRAVTLFMPGFDKSEIKLYQYRGGSELLVEAGDQRRVIPLPPEIQGKVGGAKFVDRSVVITLL; from the exons ATGGGCACGGCTTCATCCTTCTCATTCCCACTTCTCATCGGAACCTCAATTTCTCGTTCCTCAAAATCCCCTCTCGTCGTGGCGGCTTCTTCCGAGGGAGGTGCCTCTTCTTCACCAACCAAATTGCTCACTTTTCTCGGCAAAGGTGGCTCAGGCAAAACCACCGCAGCTATTCTCACCGCCCAG CATTATGCTTTGGCTGGGTTGAATACATGTTTGGTAATACATAGCCAAGACACCACTGCTGACTATCTCCTCAACTGTAAGATTGGAACTTCCCATATCGCATGCAGCAAGAACCTTTCTGCTGTTAGGTTGGAAACAACCAAA ATGCTTCTTGAACCTTTAAAACTTCTGAAGCAAGCAGATGCCCAACTTAATATGACTCAGGGCACACTTGGAGGG ATTGTTGGAGAAGAGCTTGGCATCCTGCCTGGGATGGACTCTATCCTTTTGGTACTTGCACTTGAGAGACTTGTGGGGTTTTTGGGAATTGCTGCATCAAAGAGTCAACAGGATAAATTTGACTTGATAATATATGATGGTATCAGCAGTGAGGAAACCCTGCGAATCATAGGTGGAAGCAGTAAAGCAAG ATTGTACTTGAAATATCTTCGCACCTTGGCCGAGAAAACTGAAGTTGGGAGATTGGCTGCTCCTTCACTACTGAGACTTGTGGATGAGGCCATGTTAATAAGTAGCAGCAGATCTTATTTTAATGGGAAAATGAGTTCGGAAATATGGGACACTTTGGATAAAATTCTCGAG AGAGGATCTTCTGCATTCTTAAACCCACAGAAATTTGGTTGCTTCCTAGTGATGGATCCGAACAGTCCAACATCAATCAATTCTGCATTAAGATATTGGGGATGTACAATTCAGGCTGGTGCTCAGGTTTCTGGTGCTTTTGGAATCACCTCTCAGCAAGACAATTTAGAATCATTGGAAAGAGTAAAGAAAGAATTTTCTCCTTTGTCATCTGCTATCATTTCAAGATTGTTGATGAATAATCCTATAGATTGGAGCAGAGTTCTACTGGATACTGACAATGAAGATGCTAGGCATCTTCTTAATTCACTACCAAGTCAAGTTGGTGTTATGCCATCTCCAGTTAGATTTGATATAAAGAGAAGAGCGGTTACTCTCTTCATGCCAGGTTTTGACAAATCAGAGATCAAGCTATACCAA TATAGGGGAGGATCTGAGCTGTTGGTAGAAGCAGGAGACCAAAGACGTGTCATCCCTTTGCCTCCAGAAATTCAAGGAAAGGTTGGCGGAGCCAAATTTGTGGACAGAAGTGTTGTTATTACATTGTTGTGA